From Endozoicomonas sp. 8E, the proteins below share one genomic window:
- a CDS encoding F-box protein yields the protein MNPLNNNYNNEGSLPPPPRGAQLEEGATGVCASMDVNVYNQSPFLRLPYETKSLIIRYLGFREITRLAKVCRYFHDLVRQNAGSATFLSTLVFVFLINGELRYASLFNSSIEMGLCICFVIQRASAGYPLQALR from the coding sequence GTGAACCCTCTGAACAACAATTACAACAATGAGGGTTCACTCCCGCCACCACCCAGGGGAGCTCAACTGGAGGAAGGCGCAACGGGCGTCTGTGCAAGCATGGACGTCAATGTCTATAACCAATCGCCATTCCTCCGTTTACCCTACGAAACAAAATCGTTGATTATTCGCTATTTGGGTTTTCGAGAGATTACCCGTTTAGCAAAGGTATGCCGATATTTTCACGATCTTGTTAGACAAAATGCTGGCAGTGCAACATTTTTGTCTACGCTCGTATTCGTTTTTCTTATTAATGGCGAATTGAGATATGCATCGTTATTTAATTCATCCATTGAGATGGGTCTTTGTATCTGTTTTGTTATTCAGCGTGCAAGTGCTGGCTACCCCCTGCAAGCATTGCGGTAA
- a CDS encoding F-box/WD repeat-containing protein — MNPVKSSSSTGGSLLPTSEQPQLKKAPTGVSAGREVTLCHNNNSPFFDLPTLIQFKIIRCLGLREVTRFAKVCRYFRDLVKQDKALERAWYRRFPSAHLHQLRTTLKTKDEQQLRDWLEPFANTGTIEPLIEQRKNTYFPVQLLFTNSKLMSLCREFELVEKLEITHSDNIYHATFSSDGQHLVTASEDKTAKIYGKEDDGSWKPKGIISHNGLFYIATFSPDSRNLVLASRAKGEIYSREDNGSWKPKATISDNGRVLFARFTADGRQMLTASTDKTLRIYGLETDGSWQEKYTNYHNGSISFAQLSDDGRHLSILRASGIVTIYGQKDNGSWKAEATMIHNGKGILPRFSPNYRYVMIGGKDNTVEIYGQEANGSWEINTTIPHDVPVESAVFSDDGRHLETRGVLRKLKIFDLQDDGSWKETVAIFNTGVFSTRFSANGRRLLTISINKTMKIYGLELPGSWVEEAILSHKSDIISADFSADGLRLLTTNENKKARIYGRKADGSWEKQTTIVHKDYVWSANFSADGCLVVTASSDKTAKVYGLWTDGSWVEKATIRHERCDRSATFSADSRHVLTVSVDNKVRITELRKKD, encoded by the coding sequence ATGAACCCTGTTAAAAGCAGTTCGAGTACTGGCGGATCACTCTTGCCAACATCTGAACAACCACAACTGAAGAAAGCACCAACGGGTGTCAGTGCAGGTAGGGAAGTTACTCTATGTCACAACAATAACTCGCCATTCTTCGATTTGCCGACATTAATACAATTTAAAATTATTCGTTGTTTGGGTTTACGAGAGGTTACCCGTTTCGCAAAGGTATGCCGATATTTTCGCGATCTTGTTAAACAAGATAAAGCTCTGGAAAGAGCCTGGTATCGTCGTTTTCCTTCGGCGCACCTGCATCAACTAAGAACCACCCTTAAGACAAAAGATGAGCAACAACTCCGTGATTGGTTGGAGCCGTTTGCTAATACGGGCACTATCGAGCCCCTCATTGAACAACGAAAGAATACTTATTTTCCTGTTCAGTTACTTTTCACCAACAGTAAACTGATGTCTCTATGTAGAGAATTTGAGTTAGTGGAAAAACTCGAAATTACCCATAGTGATAATATCTACCATGCCACTTTCAGCTCCGATGGCCAACATCTGGTAACTGCCAGTGAGGATAAAACAGCGAAAATCTACGGTAAGGAGGACGATGGCTCATGGAAACCAAAAGGCATCATTTCCCATAATGGTTTGTTCTACATCGCCACATTCAGCCCCGATAGCCGCAATCTGGTGCTCGCCAGTCGCGCCAAGGGGGAAATCTATAGCAGGGAGGACAATGGATCATGGAAACCAAAAGCCACCATTTCCGATAATGGTCGGGTCCTCTTTGCTAGATTCACTGCTGATGGGCGCCAAATGTTGACCGCCAGCACCGATAAAACGCTGAGAATCTATGGCCTGGAGACTGATGGGTCATGGCAAGAAAAATACACTAATTACCATAATGGTTCGATCAGTTTTGCCCAGTTAAGCGACGACGGACGTCATTTATCGATCCTCAGGGCATCTGGCATTGTCACAATCTATGGTCAGAAGGATAATGGATCGTGGAAAGCAGAAGCCACCATGATTCATAACGGTAAGGGCATTTTGCCCAGATTCAGTCCCAATTACCGTTATGTAATGATCGGTGGTAAAGACAATACTGTGGAAATCTATGGTCAGGAAGCCAATGGGTCATGGGAAATAAATACCACCATACCCCATGATGTTCCTGTCGAATCAGCTGTTTTCAGTGACGATGGCCGCCATCTGGAAACCAGGGGTGTCCTTAGGAAGCTTAAAATATTTGACCTACAGGACGATGGTTCATGGAAAGAAACAGTCGCGATTTTTAATACGGGTGTCTTCTCAACCAGATTCAGCGCCAATGGCCGCCGCCTGCTGACCATCTCTATAAATAAAACGATGAAAATCTATGGCCTTGAGCTCCCCGGATCATGGGTAGAAGAAGCCATCCTTTCTCACAAAAGCGACATCATCTCAGCCGACTTCAGTGCCGATGGCCTCCGTTTGCTGACCACCAACGAGAATAAAAAGGCAAGAATCTATGGCCGGAAGGCTGACGGATCATGGGAAAAACAAACCACTATTGTCCATAAAGATTACGTCTGGTCAGCCAACTTTAGTGCCGATGGTTGCCTTGTAGTGACCGCCAGTAGCGATAAAACGGCGAAAGTTTATGGCCTGTGGACCGATGGTTCATGGGTAGAAAAAGCCACCATACGACACGAGCGTTGTGACCGATCAGCCACCTTCAGCGCCGATAGCCGACATGTGTTGACTGTCAGCGTAGATAACAAGGTGAGAATCACTGAACTTCGGAAGAAAGATTGA